The Elaeis guineensis isolate ETL-2024a chromosome 14, EG11, whole genome shotgun sequence genome has a segment encoding these proteins:
- the LOC114914796 gene encoding uncharacterized protein, with protein MQLRPRQELTLDLSVSRFRDHVDRRPSNTMAFKFRFKETRRTFLCFEDGYMIPTAVTDVPTVEKLVVFNLDGFLSLELSSKAVSSVLHGSFSDDRKERYFEGVISSLAHEHAKDAVASEVDTVALKAEFEVMTDIFEPSETLDVDETEEESSGEMCGVSCGFGNIDDGEMLWSARKGRILEGPVVDPLIIAAQSIKLAREGINLSTPWHWGSCGSHSSTPTKTLMVHWVPPPQDVLKVNFDGSFKQGSGGAGFIVRDHMGEVLYAGCRTFPAESVPQVELRAAWEALRVTVQCLHGRRVILEGDSEIIISWITHTSSYTQRSWPLVNEIKQMADSLEFFKPIHVFREGNVPADWLAGQHCAEDYGHVSSLPPQLAALVRRDSVGFPYRRPCK; from the coding sequence ATGCAGCTCCGTCCACGTCAAGAACTCACTCTCGACCTCTCGGTCTCTCGATTCAGAGACCATGTCGACCGACGACCGAGCAACACGATGGCGTTCAAATTCCGGTTCAAGGAGACTCGCCGGACGTTCTTGTGCTTCGAGGACGGATACATGATCCCTACGGCCGTCACCGACGTTCCCACCGTCGAGAAGCTGGTGGTTTTCAATCTTGACGGCTTCCTATCGCTTGAGCTGTCGTCTAAAGCCGTCAGCAGCGTTCTCCACGGATCGTTTTCCGACGACCGGAAAGAACGCTACTTCGAGGGGGTCATTTCGTCTCTTGCTCATGAACATGCCAAGGATGCGGTGGCCTCTGAAGTCGACACGGTGGCTCTCAAGGCAGAGTTTGAGGTCATGACTGATATCTTCGAGCCTAGCGAGACTCTCGACGTTGATGAGACTGAAGAGGAGAGCTCTGGTGAGATGTGCGGGGTGTCTTGTGGTTTTGGCAACATCGACGATGGTGAGATGCTGTGGTCAGCGAGGAAAGGAAGAATTCTTGAGGGCCCTGTGGTTGATCCTCTGATCATTGCTGCTCAATCAATCAAACTGGCGAGGGAGGGTATTAATCTCAGCACTCCCTGGCACTGGGGCTCCTGCGGCTCTCACAGCTCCACTCCGACGAAAACTTTGATGGTTCATTGGGTTCCCCCTCCCCAAGATGTGTTGAAGGTCAACTTCGATGGATCTTTTAAGCAAGGTTCTGGAGGTGCTGGCTTTATTGTTAGAGATCATATGGGTGAAGTGCTATATGCTGGTTGTAGGACTTTTCCTGCGGAGTCCGTTCCCCAAGTCGAACTTCGTGCAGCTTGGGAAGCTCTGCGAGTGACCGTCCAATGTCTCCATGGTCGGCGAGTTATTCTGGAAGGTGACTCTGAAATCATCATCTCCTGGATTACTCATACCTCATCTTATACGCAGCGTTCTTGGCCTCTTGTTAATGAAATTAAGCAGATGGCGGATTCTCTGGAATTTTTCAAGCCAATTCATGTGTTTCGAGAGGGCAACGTCCCTGCGGATTGGCTGGCAGGACAACACTGTGCTGAGGATTATGGGCAtgtttcttctcttcctcctcagtTAGCCGCTTTAGTGCGGAGGGACTCTGTTGGTTTCCCCTACCGTCGGCCATGTAAATAA
- the LOC140853729 gene encoding uncharacterized protein: protein MRPTDAEIRQYAARKRPASGAGPSRPSKKPTTAAPTVEASATDQSEPVIALEAPTVQPEERPAEEAVEGTSTASPAGVVSDDVREPEHHPAASAAATGGAASNSSIPSLPNPLVGVADRGKAPMDPADDTRSGNRTVPPSAQFPEGASALADHNLARRLCQGILLPADVEALRSRQVTEMLSSFYPTMVELIYTMSELKVGYRRFGNVRAAWKDRAAAVEATGQCWSTI from the exons atgaggccgaccgacgccgaaatcCGTCAGTacgcggcgaggaagaggccggcatcgggggcaggaccttcgcgtccGTCGAAGAAGCCCACcacagcggcgccgaccgtcgaggcgtcggcgaccgaccagtcggagccggtgatagcaCTCGAGGCTCCGACTGTGCAACCGGAGGAGAGACCGGCGGAGGAAGCGGTGGAAGGGACATCGACGGCTTCGCCGGCAGGCGTGGTGTCGGACGACGTTCGGGAacccgaacatcatccggcggcatctgcagccgcaacggggggtgccgcatcaaactcgagcatcccctccctaCCAAATCCGCTGGTCGGAgtggccgatcgggggaaagccccgatggaccccgcggatgACACTCGGTCGGGGAATCgcactgtgccgcccagcgctcagttccccgaaggtgcgtcggcgctggccgaccacaacctggccaggaggctgtgccaggggatcctcctcccagccgacgtggaggcgctgaggtctcggcaagtgaccgagatgttatcttcgttctacccgaccatggtcgag ctgatctacaccatgtccgaACTCAAagtcgggtaccggaggttcgggaacgtccgggcaGCTTGGAAAGACAGGGCGGCGGCGGTCGAAGCGAccgggcaatgctggtcgaccatctga